The nucleotide sequence GTCAAATTGATGCGTCGGGCCAGTTCGCTCGGTGACGAGGGGCCGAACCGGCTCAGCACGTAGAGACAGTGCGTCTCGGTCGGCGTCACGCCGAGTGACCGCGCCACCAGATCGTTGAACTGCGCCACCAGCACCTGCCAACCCGCCAACGCCTCGATCGCATCGCGCCTCGCGTCCCGTCCGCCCACCGGCCACCCTTTGACTGCTTCAGTAAGTATCTGCATGATGCAGATACTTACTCGTGCACTGATGAAGGGGAGGCTACATGCCCGACTTCACCGGTTCCCGCATCGACCACCTGAACATCGCCGTGCCGGACCTCGACCGGTCGGTCGCCTTCTACGAACCCGTGCTGGCCACCCTCGGCATCGACAGGTTGCTCGAGGTACCGGCCGACCCCCACGCCGACCAGCTGCCCATGGTGGCCTTCGGCGTCCATCCCAAGCCGTTCTTCTGGCTCGTGGCCGACGGTCGGGTCGGGAGCGGCATGCACCTGGCGTTCACAGCGCCGGATCGGGCGACGGTCCAGACGTTCTACGACGCCGCGCTGCGGCACGGTGCCCGGGGAAAGCTGGCGCCTGCCGTACATCCCGAGTATCACGACGACTACTACGGCGCCTTCGTCCTCGATCCCGACGGCGTCGACCTGGAAGCGGTGTGCCACCGCGCGGTGTGAGGCGGTCAGGACAGGTGTGCCGCCAGGAATGGGCGCATCAGGGCCACCACGGCGTCGAGCTGGCTCTCCAGCAGGAAGTGTCCGCCGTCGAGCAGGTTGATCTGGGCGTTCGGGAGGTCGCGGGCGAACGCCAGCGCGCCGTCGGGCCCGAAGATCTCATCGCCGCGGCCCCACACCGCGAGCAGTGGCACGCCGGACGTGCGGAAGTACTCGTGCACGGTGGGGTAAAGGTCGACGTTGGAGGAGTAGTCGGCGAACAGTTCGAGCTGGGCGGCGACGCGCTCCGGCGTCGACGCGACCGCGGCGTTGGCGTTGACCCACGCGTCGGGGTCAACGACCGTCGGGTCCGAAACCCCGTGCGTAAACTGCCATTTGAGCCCCTCGGGGCTGATGAGGTCGCGCAGCGCCGCGGCGTTGGCCTCGGTGCGGTCGCGGCCGTAGGCGAACAGCGGTTCCATCGCGTCGCCGACGAAGCCCTCGACGTAGGCATTGCCGTTCTGCGTGACGATGGCGGCGATGCGCTCGGGATGGCGCAGCGCCAGTCGCCAGCCCACCGGTGCGCCGTAGTCCTGCACATAGAGCGCGTAACGGTCGGCGCCGAGCTGCTCGAGTAGCGCGTCGACGTGATCGGCCAGCGTGTCGAAGGTGTAGTCGAACTCGTCGGTACCCGGCACGTCGGAGTGACCGAAGCCCGGGTAGTCCGGCGCGATGACCCGGTAGCGGTCGGCGAGCGCCGGAACGAGGTGGCGGTACATGTGCGAGCTGGCCGGAGTGCCGTGCAGGAGGACGACCGTCGGCGCCGTCGGTGAGCCGGCCTCGCGGTAGAACATCCGGCGCCCCAGCACCTCGGCGTAGCGGTGGTGAACGGTCATCTCTAACTCCTTCGAGTGGGCGATGTGGTTAGTCCAGAGTCAACGCCCATGTGCCTAACCTGTCAAGTGGTCTATGGTGGTTAGCATGACCGCAGGCATCCCGGACGACGTCGACGTGCTGGTGGCCCTGCTGAACACCACGCCCGTGGTGGACGGCCGGGCGACGGAGACGCTCGACGGCGCGTGGCTACGCGCGCACGGTGGTGCCGAACTGGGCGTCGGCGCCGCGCGCCGGCTCCGCGACGCGCTGCAGCAGGTGGTGCGCGGCGAGGCGGTGCCCACCTCACTCGGCGACTACCTCGACGGCGTCGTGCAGCGCCCCGCACTGAGCAGTGACGGCGTGCAGTGGCGGTTGGACGCCGGCTGGGCGGCCCACATGGTGCTCGCGTGGGGCGAGCTGGCTGCCACCCAGCCCGGTCGGCTACGGCCGTGCGCCAACGACGAATGCCACCTCTTCCTGCTCGACCGCAGCCGCGCCGGCACCGCGCGATGGTGCTCCATGGAGGTCTGCGGCAATCGGATGAAGGCGCGCCGGCACTACGGCCGCACCGCCTCGCGCACCTGACCGACGGGGTTTCAGTCGTCGGCGACGGGGCATGCCACCCCGGTACCGCCGACCCGAGAGGAACCGCATGCCCGCCTCCACCAGCCGCAGCCGCGTCGAGGAGAGCCTGAACGACGTCGCCTTCCCCGCCGACAAGGACGCACTGCTCGCCGCGGCCGACCGCAACGGCGCCGACCAGGACACCCTGGGAGCGCTACGTGCCATCCCCGCCGAGGAGTACCAGAACGTCGACGAGGTGCTGGCCTCGGTAACCCACGACGACGGGCTCAGCGAGGCGGAGAAGGCGCAGGCGGGCACGCTCCCCGACAAGACCGGGCTGGCGCAGAGCGGCAAGGACCTGCCGCCGGTGAACCCGATCGTCGAGGAACTGGGCGAGAACCGCGGCAGCTGAGCTGTGAGTTTCCCCGTCGGCCACCGCCGGCGTGCCGCGGCATGGAATCCTGGGCGGGATGCGGCACTACTACGGCGCTGACGCCATCCGCGACGCCGAGGCGCCGCTGCTGGCCGCCCTACCCGACGGTGCCCTCATGCGGCGTGCCGCCTACGGCCTAGCCGTCGCGATCGCCCGGGAACTCGGGCGGATCGCCGGAGCGCACGTGTGCGCCGTGGTCGGCTCGGGTGACAACGGTGGCGACGCCCTGTGGGCCGCCACGTTCCTGCGTCGGCGCGGAGCGGCGGCCACCGCCGTCCTGCTGAATCCGGACCGCGTGCACGGCGCCGCCCTCGCCGCCTTCCGGCGGGCCGGTGGGCGCATCGTCGAGAACGTCCCCGCGGCAACGCAACTCGTCGTCGACGGCGTCGTGGGCATCTCCGCGAGCGGGCCGTTGCGGCCCGGCGCCGCCGAGCTGTTCGCCGACGTCGCCGAACGCGGCATCCCCGTCGTGGCCGTCGACCTGCCGAGCGGCCTGGACGTTCACACCGGCGTCGCGGACGGCCCGCACGTCGAAGCGACGTTGACGGTGACCTTCGGCGGCTACAAGCCGGTGCACGCGCTGGGCGAGTGCGGCCGCGTGGAACTCATCGACATCGGGCTCGACCTCCCGGATGCCGACGTGCGGTCGCTAGAGGCGCCGGACGCGGCGGCGCGGTGGCCCATCCCGGGTGCCCGTGACGACAAGTACAGCCAGGGCGTCACCGGCATCCTCGCGGGCTCGGCCACCTATCCCGGTGCGGCCATCCTCTGCACCGGTGCGGCGGTCGCCGCGACGTCCGGCATGGTCCGCTATGCCGGAACTGCAGCGGCGGAGGTGGTTTCGCACTGGCCCGAGGTGATCGCGACCCCGTCGGTGCAGGACGCGGGACGCGTGCAGGCCTGGGTGGTCGGCCCCGGCATCGGCACCGACGAGACCGGCGCGGCTGCCCTGTCATTCGTGCTGGGCACGGATCTGCCGGTCATCGTCGACGCCGACGCGCTCACCATCCTGTCCGCCCATCCCGTCCTCGTCGCGAACCGGTCAGCACCCACCGTGCTCACCCCGCACGCCGGCGAATTCGCCCGGCTCGCCGGACATCCGCCCGGCGACGACCGCGTCGGCGCGACCCGCTCACTGGCCGACGCGTTCGGCGCCACCGTGCTGCTGAAGGGCAACGTGACGGTCATCGCCGAGCCGGGCGGCGGCACGGTGTACGTCAACCGGGCCGGGCAGTCCTGGGCCGCCACGGCCGGATCCGGCGACGTGCTGTCCGGCATGATCGGCAGCCTGCTCGCGGCGGGTCTGCCGCCCGGTGAGGCCGCGGCGACGGCGGCGTTCGTGCACGCTCGCGCCGCCGGGCTGGCCGCCGCCGATCCCGGTCCGGCTGCGGCGCCCACGTCGGCGTCGCGCATCCTGCACCACATCCGATCCGCCGTCGCCCACCTCCAGGAGCCATAGATGCCGCACGTCAACCACCCGTCGCCGTCGATCAGCCCGGCCTACACCGGCAGGGTGTTCAACGCCCCGGTGCCGTCGCTGCGGCTGCCGGACGAACCGATGGAACCCGCGGCGGCCTACCGGTTCATCCACGACGAGCTGATGCTGGACGGCAGTTCGCGGCTCAACCTCGCCACCTTCGTCACCACGTGGATGGATCCCGAGGCCGAGAAGTTGATGGCCGAGACCTTCGACAAGAACATGATCGACAAGGACGAGTACCCGGCGACGGCGGCCATCGAGCAGCGCTGCGTCTGCATGGTGGCCGATCTCTTCCACGCCGAGAACCTGCGCGACGACGATCCATCGAGCGCCGTGGGCGTCTCCACCATCGGCTCCAGGGAGGCCGTCATGCTCGGCGGCCTCGCCCTGAAGTGGCGGTGGAAGGAACGCGTCGGCGGCACCGACGGCAACGGCTGGAAGTCCCGCACGCCGAACCTGGTGATGGGGTCCAACGTGCAGGTGGTGTGGGAGAAGTTCTGCCGGTACTTCGAGGTGGAACCGCGCTACCTGCCGATGGCCGAGGGCCGCTACACCATCACCCCGGAGCAGGTACTCGAGCACGTCGACGAGGACACCATCGGAGTCGTCGCGATCCTGGGCACCACCTACACCGGCGAACTCGAGCCGATCGCCGAGATCTGCGCGGCGCTCGACCGCCTCGCCGCCGACAAGGGCCTCGACGTGCCGGTGCACGTCGACGCGGCGAGTGGCGGCTTCGTGGTGCCGTTTTTGCACCCCGACGTCACCTGGGACTTCCGATTGCCGCGCGTGGCGTCGATCAACGTCAGCGGCCACAAGTACGGCCTGACCTACCCGGGCATCGGTTTCGTGGTGTGGCGCAACGCCGACTGCCTGCCCGAGGACCTGGTGTTCCGGGTCAACTACCTCGGCGGTGACATGCCGACGTTCACGCTGAACTTCTCCCGGCCCGGCAACCAGGTGGTGGGGCAGTACTACAACTTCCTGCGCATGGGCCGCGCCGGCTACGGGCAGGTCATGGGTTGTCTGTCGTCCACGGCGCGCTGGCTGGCCGACGAACTGGAGAAGAGCAGCCACTTCGAGGTGATCTCCGACGGCTCGGCCATTCCGGTGGTGGCGTTCCGGCTGAGCGGAGACAGGCCCGACGGCTGGGGCTACACCGAGTTCGACATCTCCGCCGGCCTGCGCACCTACGGCTGGCAGGTGCCCGCCTACACCATGCCCGAGGGCGCCGAGAACGTCTCGGTGCTGCGCGTGGTGGTGCGCGAGGGCTTCTCCGCCGACCTCGCGCGGTCGCTGCGCGACGACCTGATCGAGGTGCTCGGCCGGCTGGACAAGATCCAGCCGCAGGGCACGTTCGACGACGTGCAGCACTTCGCCCACTAGTCGCGCCCCGGCGCCGCCGCGCGGGGGTGGGATACTCGACTCGACATGCACACGACGACCGAGCACACCACCCGGGCCACCGGTACCCATGCCGCCACGGCGGTCGTGGACCTCGACGCCATCGCCCACAACGTGCGGCTGCTGCGCGAGCTGGCCGGCGGCGCCGCGGTCATGGCGGTGGTCAAGGCCGACGGCTACGGACACGGCGCGACCGCCGTCGCCCGCACGGCGCTGGCCGCCGGGGCGGCGGAGATCGGGGTGGCGACGGTCGCCGAGGCGCTCGCCCTGCGCGGTGACGGGTTCACCGGTCCGGTGCTGGCGTGGCTGCACGCCCCGGGCGTCGACTTCGCCCCGGCGCTGACGGCCGACGTCGGGATCGCGGTGTCCTCGCGCCGTCAGCTCGCCGACCTGCTGGACGCGGTCGAGCGCACCGGAGCCACGGCGGCGTTGACGGTCAAGGTCGACACCGGGCTGAGCCGCAACGGCGCGAGCCCACCGGAGTTCGCGACGATGCTCGACGACCTCGCCCGCGCCGCGGCGTCGGGAGCGGTGCGCCTGCGTGGCATCATGAGCCACCTCGCCTGCGGCGACGAACCCGACAACCCCACCAATGACCGTCAGGCGCAACGACTCTCGGCAATGCGCAGCGAGGCCGCTGCGGCCGGCGTCGAGTTCGAGATCGCCCACCTGGCCAATTCGCCCGCGACGATGACGCGGCCGGATCTGGCCTTCGACCTGGTGCGGCCCGGTATCGCGGTGTACGGGCAGACGCCGATCCCGGCGCGCGGCGACATGGGGCTCATCCCGGCGATGACGCTGACCTGTCCGGTCGCCATGGTGCGGCCCATCAGGGCCGGCGACGGGGTCTCCTACGGCCACACCTGGATCGCCGACCGCGACACCACCGTGGCGCTGATCCCCATCGGGTACGCCGACGGGGTGTTCCGCACGCTCAGCGGACGCTTCGAGGTGCTGATCAACGGTCGCCGCCGGCCCAGCGTGGGGCGGGTCTGCATGGACCAGTTCGTCGTCGACCTGGGTCCGGGCGCGGTCGACGTCACCGAGGGCGACGAGGCGGTGCTGTTCGGCTCCGGCGCGCGCGGCGAACCGACCGCACAGGACTGGGCCGACACCCTCGGCACGATCAACTACGAGGTGGTGACGAGCCCACGTGGCCGCGTCAATCGCGTGTACGTCGGGACCGGACGGTGACCGAGGCCGATCCCCGGCGCCGCGGTCGGCTGCGCAACGCCCGCTGGCTGGCGGGCGTCGCAGGTCTCGCCGCGGTGGGCGGGCTCGCGGGCAACACCGTGGCTCGCTCGCTGACCCGGCGGGTCACCGACGACGACCCGTACCGCGACGAGGACTTCGAACTCCTCGACGCCGATCGCAGCTCCGTGGTCACCACGACCGACGGCGTGCCGCTGGCGGTGCGCGAGGTGGGCCCGGAGAACGCGCCGCTGACCGTCGTGTTCGCCCACGGTTTCTGCCTGCGCATGGGCGCGTTCTACTTCCAGCGCGCCCGGCTCAGTGAGCAGTGGGGCGACCAGGTGCGCATGGTGTTCTACGACCAGCGTGGTCACGGCCAGTCCGGCGACGCGCCACCCGACACCTTCACCGTGCCGCAGCTCGGCCAGGACCTCGAGGCCGTGCTCGCGGTGGTGGCGCCGCGCGGCCCGGTGGTGCTCGTCGGGCATTCGATGGGCGGCATGACGGTGCTGTCGCACGCGCGCCAGTTCCCCAAGCAGTACAAGAGCCGCATCGTCGGCGTCGCGCTCATCTCGTCGGCCGCCGAGGGCGTCGCCCGGTCGCCGCTCGGAGAGATCCTGCGCAACCCGGCGCTGGAGGCGGCCCGCTTCGCGGTGCGGTACGCGCCGAGTGCCGTGCACCGCACCCGCGGCGCCGCGCGCTCGGTGATCGGCCCCATCCTGCGTGCCGCCTCCTACGGCGACGAGAAGATCAGCCCGAGCGTGGTGGCGTTCTCCGAGCGCATGATGCACGACACCCCGATCGCGACGCTCGTCGGTTTCCTGCACGCGCTCGAGGTGCACGACGAGACCGCGGCGCTCGCCACGCTGGCGCGCATTCCCACGCTGGTGCTGTGCGGCGACCGGGATCTGCTGACGCCCGACGAGTACTCCGCGTCTATGGCCGCCGCACTGCCCAAGTGCGAACTCGTGATCGTCCCGGGCGCAGGGCATCTGGTGCAGCTCGAACGCCCGGAGATCGTCGACGACGCGCTGGTGCGCCTCGTCGAGCGGGCGACGCCGTCGAAGCTCGTCGCCCTCACCCGGCGACTGCGGCAGCGGGTGCGGCATGGGTGAGGTTTTCTCCGGTGCCGCGGAGCTGCCGACCGCCGAGGACACCATCGCCCTCGGGGCACGCCTCGGGGCGGAGCTGCGCGCCGGTGACGTCGTCGTGCTGTCCGGGCCGCTCGGGGCGGGAAAGACGGTGCTGGCCAAAGGAATCGCACAGGCCATGGACGTCGAGGGGGCCGTGACGTCGCCGACGTTCGTGCTGGCGCGCGTGCACCCGGCCCGCGATGCCGGCCGGCCGGCGCTCGTCCACGTCGACGTGTACCGGCTGCTCGAGGGGCACGCCGGTGTCGACGCCGACCTGTTGGCCGAACTCGACTCACTGGACCTGGACACCGATCTCGACGACGCGGTGGTGGTCGTCGAGTGGGGCGAGGGCCTCGCCGAGCGCCTGTCCGACCGGCACCTCGACGTGCGGCTGGAACGCGGTGGCGAGACCGAGGTGCGCACGGCGATGTGGCGCTGGAGCACCCCCTGATGCTGATTCTCGCGATCGATACCGCCACCCCCGCCGTCACCGCGGGCGTGGTGCGTCGCACCGGGCCGGACGTCGAGGTGCTCGGGGAGGCCGTCACGCTCGACGCCCGCGCGCACGCCGAGCGGCTGACGCCCAACGTCCTCGACGCCGTGGCCGACGCGGGCGTTGCGATGGCCGACCTCGATGCGGTGGTGGTGGGGTGCGGTCCCGGGCCGTTCACCGGGCTGCGGGTCGGCATGGCGACCGCCGCCGCGTACGGCCACGCCCTCGACGTCCCGGTGTACGGCGTGTGCAGCCTGGACGCCATCGGCATCGACACCGTCGGGGACGTCCTGGTGGTGACCGACGCCCGACGGCGCGAGGTCTACTGGGCGCGTTACCGCGACGGCGTGCGGACCGGGGGACCCGACGTGGCCGCGCCCGCCGACGTCGTCGCCGACGCCGCGGCGGTGGCCGGGTCCCCGGACCACGCGGCGCTGTTCGACCTGCCGCGGCAGGCGGCCACGTACCCGACGGCCGCGGGCCTGGTGCGTGCCGTCGACTGGTCGGTCGCTCCCGAGCCGCTCGTCCCGCTCTACCTGCGGCGCCCCGACGCCAAGCCGCGTAGCGAGCAGTCCCGGTGAACGTCGTCTACGAGAAGTTGCGGCTCGGCGACGCCGACCGGTGCGCCGAGCTGGAATCCCAGCTGTTCCCGGGCGACGATCCCTGGCCGGCGGTCGCCTTCATCCGCGAGGTGGAGTCCGCGCACAACACCTACGTCGCGGCGCGCGTCGACGGCACCCTCGTCGGCTACGCGGGCATCACCCGGCTGGGACGCAAGCCGCCCTACGAGTACGAGGTGCACACCATCGGCGTCGACACCGCGTACCAGGGCGCCGGCATCGGGCGGCGGCTGCTGGAGCTGCTGCTCGAGGTGGCCGAGGGCGGAACGGTGTTCCTCGAGGTGCGCACCGACAACGCGGCCGCGATCGGTCTGTACGAGAGCGTGGGCTTCACCCGCGTGGGACTGCGCAAGCGGTACTACCGCGTCAGCGGGGCCGACGCGTACACCATGCGCCGCGATCCAAGCCGAGCAGCGAAGAGCACGTCATGACGATCATCCTGGCCATCGAGAGTTCCTGCGACGAGACCGGTGTCGGCATCTGCCGTCTTGACGACGACGGCACCGTCACCTTGCTGGCCGACGAGGTGGCCTCGAGCGTCGACGAACACGTGCGGTTCGGCGGCGTGGTGCCCGAGATCGCCTCGCGCGCCCACCTGGAGGCGCTGGGGCCGACGATGCGCCGCGCGCTGCAGGCCGCCGGGGTGCGGCGGCCCGACGTGGTGGCCGCGACCATCGGGCCCGGACTGGCGGGCGCGTTGCTCGTCGGCGTGGCCGCGGCGAAGGCGTACGCCGCGGCGTGGGAGGTGCCGTTCTACGCGGTGAACCACCTGGGCGGGCACCTGGCGGCGGACGTCTACGAACACGGGCCGCTGCCGGAGAGCATCGGGCTGCTGGTCAGCGGTGGGCACACCCACCTGTTGCACGTGCGCTCGCTCGGCGAGCCGATCGTCGAGCTGGGCAGCACCGTCGACGACGCGGCGGGGGAGGCCTACGACAAGGTGGCCCGGCTGCTGGGGCTCGGCTATCCCGGTGGCAGGCCGCTCGACGAGCTGGCGCGCACCGGGGATCGCGACGCGATCGCGTTCCCGCGCGGCATGACCGGGCCTCGGGACGCCCCGTACGCCTTCAGCTTCAGCGGGTTGAAGACGGCGGTCGCGCGGCACGTGGAGCGCAATCCGGACGCATCGACGGCCGACGTGGCAGCGGGCTTCCAGGAGGCGGTGGCCGACGTGCTGACGCGCAAGGCGCTGCGGGCCGCCGACGACCTCGGGGTGTCGACGCTGCTGATCGCGGGCGGGGTGGCGGCGAACTCCCGGCTGCGGGAGCTGGCCGAGGAACGGTGCGCGGCAGCAGGTGTCACGCTGCGGGTGCCGCGGCCACGGCTGTGCACGGACAACGGCGCGATGATCGCGTCGTTCGCTGCGCACCTGATCATGGCCGGTGCGGCGCCGTCCGCGCTCGACGTGCCGAGCGATCCGGGATTGCCGGTGCTCACGGGGCAGGTGGCATGAGTGTCGCCGATCAGCTCGCAGTCACGCGGCTGCTGTACCGCTATGCCGAGCTGATCGACGCCGGGGACTTCGACGGCGTGGGCACGCTGCTCGGCCGAGGGACCTTCATGGGCCTGACGGGCGCCTCGGCGATCGCGGGCTTGTTCGCGAAGACCACCCGCCGCTTCCCCGACCACGGAAATACGCCTCGCACACGGCATCTGGTGCTCAACCCGATCGTCGACGTGGACGGCGACACCGCGACGGCGCGGTCGACGTTCGTCGTCGTGCAGCGCACCGAAGCGGTGCCCCTGCAACCCATCGTCGTCGGCCGCTACGCCGACGCCTTCGCCCGCGACCATGCCCGCGGTGACGCCGGCTGGTACTTCACCGAGCGGGTCGTCGAGGTGGAGATGGTCGGCGACGTGTCGGATCACCTCACGATCGATCCGCGGGCCTACGGGTAGCGAGTTCAGAACGGCGGTGGCTTGTTCCGCTCGGCGACGTGGGCGTCGTTGAGTGCGCGTTCGGCGCGGATGCGATCGGCACGGGACTGGGTACGCGTGCGTTTCCGGGTCGGCATCATGACGTCGCGGTTCGGGCCGGGCGGGGCGGCCGTGCCCGGCGGGGCGGGCGTGACGACGTTCCACCCCGGGAAGTAGAGCGCGCTGTCAGGGCGGGTGCGGTAGCGGTGTCCGGTCGGGGTGGTGACCAGTACCGTGCCGTCGGCGTCCTGACTGTCGGACCAACCGTTCCAGAACGTCTTCAGCAAGTGATGCAACCGGCAGTAGCACTTC is from Mycolicibacterium grossiae and encodes:
- a CDS encoding VOC family protein, with protein sequence MPDFTGSRIDHLNIAVPDLDRSVAFYEPVLATLGIDRLLEVPADPHADQLPMVAFGVHPKPFFWLVADGRVGSGMHLAFTAPDRATVQTFYDAALRHGARGKLAPAVHPEYHDDYYGAFVLDPDGVDLEAVCHRAV
- a CDS encoding alpha/beta fold hydrolase, with the translated sequence MTVHHRYAEVLGRRMFYREAGSPTAPTVVLLHGTPASSHMYRHLVPALADRYRVIAPDYPGFGHSDVPGTDEFDYTFDTLADHVDALLEQLGADRYALYVQDYGAPVGWRLALRHPERIAAIVTQNGNAYVEGFVGDAMEPLFAYGRDRTEANAAALRDLISPEGLKWQFTHGVSDPTVVDPDAWVNANAAVASTPERVAAQLELFADYSSNVDLYPTVHEYFRTSGVPLLAVWGRGDEIFGPDGALAFARDLPNAQINLLDGGHFLLESQLDAVVALMRPFLAAHLS
- a CDS encoding CGNR zinc finger domain-containing protein, which translates into the protein MTAGIPDDVDVLVALLNTTPVVDGRATETLDGAWLRAHGGAELGVGAARRLRDALQQVVRGEAVPTSLGDYLDGVVQRPALSSDGVQWRLDAGWAAHMVLAWGELAATQPGRLRPCANDECHLFLLDRSRAGTARWCSMEVCGNRMKARRHYGRTASRT
- a CDS encoding DUF2795 domain-containing protein, which produces MPASTSRSRVEESLNDVAFPADKDALLAAADRNGADQDTLGALRAIPAEEYQNVDEVLASVTHDDGLSEAEKAQAGTLPDKTGLAQSGKDLPPVNPIVEELGENRGS
- a CDS encoding NAD(P)H-hydrate dehydratase, which gives rise to MRHYYGADAIRDAEAPLLAALPDGALMRRAAYGLAVAIARELGRIAGAHVCAVVGSGDNGGDALWAATFLRRRGAAATAVLLNPDRVHGAALAAFRRAGGRIVENVPAATQLVVDGVVGISASGPLRPGAAELFADVAERGIPVVAVDLPSGLDVHTGVADGPHVEATLTVTFGGYKPVHALGECGRVELIDIGLDLPDADVRSLEAPDAAARWPIPGARDDKYSQGVTGILAGSATYPGAAILCTGAAVAATSGMVRYAGTAAAEVVSHWPEVIATPSVQDAGRVQAWVVGPGIGTDETGAAALSFVLGTDLPVIVDADALTILSAHPVLVANRSAPTVLTPHAGEFARLAGHPPGDDRVGATRSLADAFGATVLLKGNVTVIAEPGGGTVYVNRAGQSWAATAGSGDVLSGMIGSLLAAGLPPGEAAATAAFVHARAAGLAAADPGPAAAPTSASRILHHIRSAVAHLQEP
- a CDS encoding glutamate decarboxylase, which gives rise to MPHVNHPSPSISPAYTGRVFNAPVPSLRLPDEPMEPAAAYRFIHDELMLDGSSRLNLATFVTTWMDPEAEKLMAETFDKNMIDKDEYPATAAIEQRCVCMVADLFHAENLRDDDPSSAVGVSTIGSREAVMLGGLALKWRWKERVGGTDGNGWKSRTPNLVMGSNVQVVWEKFCRYFEVEPRYLPMAEGRYTITPEQVLEHVDEDTIGVVAILGTTYTGELEPIAEICAALDRLAADKGLDVPVHVDAASGGFVVPFLHPDVTWDFRLPRVASINVSGHKYGLTYPGIGFVVWRNADCLPEDLVFRVNYLGGDMPTFTLNFSRPGNQVVGQYYNFLRMGRAGYGQVMGCLSSTARWLADELEKSSHFEVISDGSAIPVVAFRLSGDRPDGWGYTEFDISAGLRTYGWQVPAYTMPEGAENVSVLRVVVREGFSADLARSLRDDLIEVLGRLDKIQPQGTFDDVQHFAH
- the alr gene encoding alanine racemase, which codes for MHTTTEHTTRATGTHAATAVVDLDAIAHNVRLLRELAGGAAVMAVVKADGYGHGATAVARTALAAGAAEIGVATVAEALALRGDGFTGPVLAWLHAPGVDFAPALTADVGIAVSSRRQLADLLDAVERTGATAALTVKVDTGLSRNGASPPEFATMLDDLARAAASGAVRLRGIMSHLACGDEPDNPTNDRQAQRLSAMRSEAAAAGVEFEIAHLANSPATMTRPDLAFDLVRPGIAVYGQTPIPARGDMGLIPAMTLTCPVAMVRPIRAGDGVSYGHTWIADRDTTVALIPIGYADGVFRTLSGRFEVLINGRRRPSVGRVCMDQFVVDLGPGAVDVTEGDEAVLFGSGARGEPTAQDWADTLGTINYEVVTSPRGRVNRVYVGTGR
- a CDS encoding alpha/beta fold hydrolase, whose translation is MTEADPRRRGRLRNARWLAGVAGLAAVGGLAGNTVARSLTRRVTDDDPYRDEDFELLDADRSSVVTTTDGVPLAVREVGPENAPLTVVFAHGFCLRMGAFYFQRARLSEQWGDQVRMVFYDQRGHGQSGDAPPDTFTVPQLGQDLEAVLAVVAPRGPVVLVGHSMGGMTVLSHARQFPKQYKSRIVGVALISSAAEGVARSPLGEILRNPALEAARFAVRYAPSAVHRTRGAARSVIGPILRAASYGDEKISPSVVAFSERMMHDTPIATLVGFLHALEVHDETAALATLARIPTLVLCGDRDLLTPDEYSASMAAALPKCELVIVPGAGHLVQLERPEIVDDALVRLVERATPSKLVALTRRLRQRVRHG
- the tsaE gene encoding tRNA (adenosine(37)-N6)-threonylcarbamoyltransferase complex ATPase subunit type 1 TsaE, giving the protein MGEVFSGAAELPTAEDTIALGARLGAELRAGDVVVLSGPLGAGKTVLAKGIAQAMDVEGAVTSPTFVLARVHPARDAGRPALVHVDVYRLLEGHAGVDADLLAELDSLDLDTDLDDAVVVVEWGEGLAERLSDRHLDVRLERGGETEVRTAMWRWSTP
- the tsaB gene encoding tRNA (adenosine(37)-N6)-threonylcarbamoyltransferase complex dimerization subunit type 1 TsaB translates to MLILAIDTATPAVTAGVVRRTGPDVEVLGEAVTLDARAHAERLTPNVLDAVADAGVAMADLDAVVVGCGPGPFTGLRVGMATAAAYGHALDVPVYGVCSLDAIGIDTVGDVLVVTDARRREVYWARYRDGVRTGGPDVAAPADVVADAAAVAGSPDHAALFDLPRQAATYPTAAGLVRAVDWSVAPEPLVPLYLRRPDAKPRSEQSR
- the rimI gene encoding ribosomal protein S18-alanine N-acetyltransferase; translated protein: MNVVYEKLRLGDADRCAELESQLFPGDDPWPAVAFIREVESAHNTYVAARVDGTLVGYAGITRLGRKPPYEYEVHTIGVDTAYQGAGIGRRLLELLLEVAEGGTVFLEVRTDNAAAIGLYESVGFTRVGLRKRYYRVSGADAYTMRRDPSRAAKSTS
- the tsaD gene encoding tRNA (adenosine(37)-N6)-threonylcarbamoyltransferase complex transferase subunit TsaD — its product is MTIILAIESSCDETGVGICRLDDDGTVTLLADEVASSVDEHVRFGGVVPEIASRAHLEALGPTMRRALQAAGVRRPDVVAATIGPGLAGALLVGVAAAKAYAAAWEVPFYAVNHLGGHLAADVYEHGPLPESIGLLVSGGHTHLLHVRSLGEPIVELGSTVDDAAGEAYDKVARLLGLGYPGGRPLDELARTGDRDAIAFPRGMTGPRDAPYAFSFSGLKTAVARHVERNPDASTADVAAGFQEAVADVLTRKALRAADDLGVSTLLIAGGVAANSRLRELAEERCAAAGVTLRVPRPRLCTDNGAMIASFAAHLIMAGAAPSALDVPSDPGLPVLTGQVA
- a CDS encoding nuclear transport factor 2 family protein, coding for MSVADQLAVTRLLYRYAELIDAGDFDGVGTLLGRGTFMGLTGASAIAGLFAKTTRRFPDHGNTPRTRHLVLNPIVDVDGDTATARSTFVVVQRTEAVPLQPIVVGRYADAFARDHARGDAGWYFTERVVEVEMVGDVSDHLTIDPRAYG